The following proteins come from a genomic window of Corynebacterium sp. P4-C1:
- a CDS encoding NUDIX hydrolase: protein MSESATNASTQRQEFTVTDSELLIDAPILSLRRDTVTMPGGSTATREVVEHFGAVAVVAVDVEGRIAMVEQYRHTVGRRLWELPAGLLDIAGEDALTTAERELVEEAGLKAADWSVLVDLVTSPGFAEEAVRIFLATGLTETERPEAEDEEADMDFAWVPLEQARRGVMEGRITNSIAIAGILSASEVLAGRAEARGTDTPFELRPVHLPDRRRAQGVIPDMKKIPK, encoded by the coding sequence ATGTCTGAGTCCGCAACCAACGCCAGCACGCAGCGCCAAGAGTTCACAGTCACGGACTCGGAGCTGCTTATCGACGCCCCGATCCTCTCCCTCCGCCGAGACACCGTCACCATGCCGGGCGGTTCCACCGCCACCCGCGAGGTCGTCGAGCATTTCGGGGCTGTCGCGGTGGTCGCCGTCGACGTGGAAGGGCGAATCGCGATGGTGGAGCAGTACCGCCACACCGTCGGCCGCCGCCTGTGGGAACTGCCCGCGGGCCTGCTTGACATCGCCGGCGAGGACGCGCTCACCACTGCCGAGCGGGAGCTCGTTGAGGAGGCGGGCTTGAAAGCCGCGGACTGGTCTGTGCTCGTCGACCTGGTGACTTCGCCTGGTTTTGCGGAGGAGGCTGTGCGCATTTTCCTCGCCACCGGACTCACTGAGACCGAGCGGCCGGAGGCGGAGGACGAAGAAGCGGACATGGACTTCGCGTGGGTGCCGCTGGAACAGGCGCGCCGCGGCGTTATGGAAGGCCGGATTACTAATTCCATCGCCATCGCCGGAATTCTGTCCGCCTCCGAGGTGCTCGCCGGCCGGGCCGAGGCCCGCGGAACCGATACGCCCTTCGAGCTTCGTCCGGTCCACCTTCCAGATCGTCGCCGCGCTCAAGGCGTCATTCCCGACATGAAGAAGATCCCCAAATAG
- a CDS encoding ParA family protein, whose protein sequence is MTEDGLFSASETEVGLTGRPVREFPQPKPLDKHGPATIISMVNQKGGVGKTTSSINLGACLAEQGRKVLLVDLDPQGALSAGLNVSHDEDQVTVYDLMLDNTSSIHAAIKHTNVSGLDMVPANIDLSAAEIQLVNEVGREQTLGRALRPVRGEYDFIIIDCQPSLGLLTVNALACSQGVIIPMECEYFSLRGLALLTDTVEKVRDRINFDLDIVGILVTMFDRRTTHAREVMDRVVEVFGDRVFDTVITRTVRFPETSVAGEPIITWAPNSPGAEQYRNLALEVIERTS, encoded by the coding sequence GTGACGGAGGACGGACTTTTCAGCGCTTCGGAGACGGAAGTCGGGCTGACTGGCCGGCCAGTGCGCGAGTTTCCGCAGCCTAAGCCGCTGGACAAGCACGGCCCCGCGACCATCATCTCGATGGTCAACCAGAAGGGCGGGGTAGGCAAGACCACCTCGTCGATCAACCTCGGAGCGTGCCTGGCCGAGCAAGGTCGCAAGGTGCTGCTCGTCGACCTCGACCCACAGGGTGCCCTGTCCGCCGGTCTGAATGTCAGCCACGACGAGGACCAAGTCACGGTCTACGACCTGATGCTGGACAACACCTCGTCGATCCACGCCGCGATCAAGCACACCAATGTCTCCGGCCTGGACATGGTTCCGGCGAATATCGACCTTTCCGCCGCCGAAATCCAGTTGGTCAACGAAGTCGGCCGCGAGCAGACACTCGGCCGTGCCCTGCGACCGGTTCGCGGCGAGTACGACTTCATCATCATCGACTGCCAGCCGTCCCTCGGTCTGTTGACAGTCAACGCGCTGGCCTGCTCCCAGGGTGTCATCATCCCGATGGAGTGCGAGTACTTCTCCCTGCGCGGGCTGGCCCTGCTCACCGACACCGTGGAGAAGGTGCGAGACCGCATTAACTTCGACCTCGACATCGTGGGCATCCTGGTCACCATGTTCGACCGACGCACGACCCACGCGCGCGAGGTCATGGACCGCGTCGTGGAAGTCTTCGGCGACCGGGTCTTCGACACCGTGATCACCCGCACCGTCCGTTTCCCCGAGACCTCTGTGGCGGGCGAGCCGATCATCACGTGGGCGCCGAATTCGCCGGGTGCGGAACAATACCGCAACCTCGCCCTCGAGGTCATCGAGCGCACGTCCTAG
- the xerD gene encoding site-specific tyrosine recombinase XerD yields the protein MDARTVGQLWLDHLAVERGVSANTLSNYRRDVHRYLDWLEAAGTTDLDDVTAATLEDYVADLRRGGEGRRGLAASSASRALVVARGLHKFAVSEGAVAADVAAGVSPPKLGEKLPDTLSIAEVGTLLDACPTDTPTQLRDKALLEVLYATGARISEVLALVVDDIAETRDFIKVTGKGDKQRIVPVGGAAQRALEAYLVRARPALSAGKTHAVFLNKRGGALSRQSAWTIIKDAAARAGIDKDISPHTMRHSFATHLLEGGADVRTVQELLGHASVTTTQIYTHVTPENLREVWSTAHPRS from the coding sequence GTGGACGCACGAACGGTCGGCCAGCTCTGGCTGGACCACCTCGCAGTCGAGCGGGGAGTCTCCGCCAACACGCTCAGCAACTACCGCCGCGACGTGCACCGTTACCTCGACTGGCTCGAAGCAGCGGGCACAACGGACCTAGACGATGTCACGGCGGCGACGCTCGAAGACTACGTCGCGGACCTGCGGCGTGGGGGAGAGGGCAGGAGAGGGCTGGCGGCGTCGTCGGCAAGCCGTGCGCTCGTTGTGGCGCGAGGACTGCACAAATTCGCTGTGTCCGAAGGTGCCGTTGCTGCTGACGTCGCTGCAGGTGTCTCGCCGCCGAAGCTGGGGGAGAAGCTCCCGGACACGCTCAGCATCGCCGAGGTGGGCACGCTTCTCGACGCCTGCCCCACCGACACCCCCACCCAACTACGCGACAAGGCCCTGCTCGAAGTCCTCTACGCGACAGGTGCCCGCATTTCCGAGGTGCTCGCGCTCGTCGTCGATGACATCGCCGAAACCCGCGACTTCATCAAAGTGACCGGCAAAGGCGACAAGCAGCGCATCGTACCAGTCGGCGGGGCCGCGCAGCGGGCGCTGGAGGCGTACCTCGTCCGCGCGCGACCGGCGCTGTCTGCGGGCAAGACCCACGCCGTGTTTCTGAACAAGCGCGGCGGTGCGCTCTCGCGGCAGAGCGCCTGGACGATCATCAAGGACGCAGCGGCTCGCGCGGGAATCGACAAAGACATCTCGCCCCACACAATGCGCCACTCCTTCGCGACACACCTGCTTGAGGGGGGAGCCGATGTTCGCACCGTCCAGGAGTTACTCGGCCATGCGTCTGTCACCACGACACAGATATACACCCACGTCACACCAGAAAACTTGCGCGAGGTCTGGAGCACCGCGCATCCGCGTTCGTGA
- a CDS encoding ScpA family protein, producing the protein MTTAKPIDPRYAAYAGEGYQPEITGFTLVLNNFEGPYDLLLNLISSHKLDVTEVALAEVTDEFIAYVKQLGETAELDEITEFLVTAATLLNLKAQRLLPRNGDNDEEDLELLSSRDLLFARLLQYRAYQKVADQFEMWQASARRRYPRAVGMEKAFADVLPPVSLGHTPGSFAELAASVFRPKPPEEVRVDHLHIQAVSVPEQAGKLLETLKLAGPQHWLTFRALTRDCTRSMEIVGRFLAVLELYKAHAIDAQQEEALGQLDISWTGKDVDPAVVAAANWE; encoded by the coding sequence GTGACCACAGCGAAACCGATCGACCCCCGCTATGCCGCGTATGCGGGCGAGGGCTACCAGCCGGAGATCACGGGATTCACCCTCGTCCTTAACAATTTCGAGGGTCCGTACGACCTGCTGCTCAACCTGATCAGCTCCCACAAGCTGGATGTGACCGAAGTGGCGCTGGCGGAGGTGACCGACGAGTTCATCGCCTACGTGAAGCAGCTGGGGGAGACCGCGGAGCTCGACGAGATCACAGAATTCCTCGTCACCGCCGCGACCCTGTTGAATCTGAAGGCGCAGCGGCTTCTTCCGCGCAACGGCGACAATGATGAAGAAGACCTCGAGCTGCTGTCTTCCCGGGATCTTCTCTTCGCGCGCCTGTTGCAGTACCGCGCGTACCAGAAGGTGGCGGACCAGTTCGAGATGTGGCAGGCAAGCGCGCGTCGCCGGTACCCGCGCGCGGTAGGCATGGAAAAGGCCTTCGCGGACGTGCTGCCGCCGGTGTCGCTTGGCCACACGCCGGGGTCGTTCGCCGAGTTGGCCGCCTCCGTCTTCCGGCCGAAGCCACCGGAAGAGGTCCGGGTCGACCACCTGCACATCCAGGCCGTCTCGGTTCCGGAGCAAGCGGGCAAGCTGCTGGAGACACTCAAGCTGGCCGGGCCACAGCATTGGCTGACGTTCAGGGCACTCACCCGCGACTGCACCCGCTCGATGGAGATCGTCGGCAGGTTCCTGGCAGTGCTGGAGCTGTACAAGGCCCACGCGATCGACGCCCAGCAGGAAGAAGCGCTCGGACAACTCGACATTTCCTGGACTGGCAAGGACGTGGACCCGGCGGTGGTCGCCGCCGCGAACTGGGAGTAG
- a CDS encoding copper transporter has product MPKNRKSGAPGWAFSGLTWGIAAGIAIGALVVAPSMAPIADNSFNQITGSESGESRGKADEATEEAQRQVDSANALLGNSSTAIVAGALEQRPYLIIRTPDANAEDVDVTNWLAEQAGGIASGQITLTDKFLSSDGADELRSIIATTLPAGAQLSVDNQEPGVHAGESLGAALMFDPKGDQPLATVDDRAVVLQALRDAGFIEYEDGTITPAQGIILITGGQDSGAEAEQNKDDQDSQDGNAYSSTVLADFARALDSKGDAVVLAGRRGAAAEKGSLGQVRADDKSPVSTVDSLESETGRISTVLALAEQINGGSGAYGSASTANAEMPAPKPAPRRDA; this is encoded by the coding sequence ATGCCGAAGAATAGAAAGAGCGGCGCACCGGGTTGGGCGTTCAGCGGCCTCACATGGGGTATCGCGGCAGGTATCGCCATCGGTGCTCTTGTCGTGGCCCCGTCGATGGCCCCGATCGCGGACAACAGTTTCAATCAGATCACCGGCAGTGAGTCCGGTGAGTCCCGCGGCAAGGCGGATGAGGCCACCGAGGAAGCACAACGCCAGGTGGATTCCGCCAATGCGCTGCTGGGCAATTCTTCGACGGCGATTGTTGCCGGGGCACTGGAGCAGCGCCCCTACTTGATCATCCGTACCCCGGACGCCAACGCGGAGGACGTCGACGTCACCAACTGGCTGGCTGAGCAGGCTGGCGGCATCGCGTCCGGGCAGATCACCCTGACGGACAAATTCCTGTCCTCCGACGGCGCGGACGAGCTGCGCTCGATTATCGCAACGACTCTTCCGGCCGGTGCCCAGCTCTCCGTGGACAACCAGGAGCCGGGTGTGCACGCCGGTGAGTCGCTGGGTGCGGCGTTGATGTTCGACCCGAAGGGCGACCAACCGCTCGCAACAGTCGACGACCGCGCAGTCGTGCTCCAGGCGCTCCGCGACGCCGGCTTCATCGAGTACGAGGACGGCACCATCACGCCGGCTCAGGGCATCATCCTGATCACCGGCGGTCAGGACAGCGGGGCCGAAGCCGAGCAGAACAAGGACGACCAGGACAGCCAGGACGGCAATGCCTACTCGTCGACTGTGCTCGCCGACTTCGCCCGCGCGCTCGACTCCAAGGGCGACGCGGTCGTTCTTGCAGGCCGCCGCGGCGCCGCTGCTGAGAAGGGCTCGCTCGGCCAAGTGCGCGCCGACGACAAGTCCCCGGTTTCCACCGTCGACTCCCTCGAGTCGGAGACCGGCCGCATCTCCACGGTTTTGGCTCTCGCCGAGCAGATCAATGGCGGTTCCGGCGCGTACGGTTCCGCGTCCACGGCCAACGCGGAGATGCCGGCTCCGAAACCGGCCCCGCGGCGGGACGCGTAG